A window from Leishmania mexicana MHOM/GT/2001/U1103 complete genome, chromosome 33 encodes these proteins:
- a CDS encoding putative ATP-dependent RNA helicase, with protein sequence MTGHGTWEAAVESVADSKKKGGGFQSFNLEKPLLDAILKQGFSVPTPIQRKAIPPMLQGNDVVAMARTGSGKTAAFLIPMLNTLKAHSKIVGIRGLVLSPTRELSLQILRNGFALNKFLDLRFAALVGGDSMDQQFELLASNPDIVVATPGRLLHIMEEASLHLTSVRCLVLDEADRLFELGLQPQIGAIMQKLPESCQRALFSATMPTVLAEFTSAGLHNPVVIRLDSEMKLSDQLKQSAFLVRNDEKVAALIVLLKRVLHVGEAAANNAQALIFVESKFHVEFLQMILTAYSISTSAVHGQMDQEARRLAVRSFAKRETSVMVVTDVAARGLDLPLLDNVVNFSFPFNPKLFVHRVGRVARAGRSGTAYSIMTFEDFPYYVDLMQFIGRPLQSAPVPGDLLFTADDGCYGRLPEEDIQLELDFLKRLHENDVEVRNMARVVQNAHKKFNRTKKKPSHEAIQEARKPQYAFDRTPLHPMLLERLGSTRVRADEVRFDLKRFKPKELFLEIGSKEKLFEIRPPETAQSLARSANAEGGVKKGGAASVAPPAKPLSFAERMLQRAQERRKREREVGSSTSVNSDDAVMNLVTHPRQAALGQEESMESGAYRDENFFMDLERRDTLNNAHYSVKDATMDMTAETAEEAAQQRQVFAWSKKKNRYVQMHVNDAKALLRGVKNESGKAINYKSKLQAYSKWTKKSNMRIQDVGEEEDLVPLKRAKAAALSSQPEDGNDGNGDDDFVDISDPNQGKKLRIGRKQKRLPKDGHVRSFEEMAAMRRKAEKEKSRLLRKKQRSGAGKKKKSK encoded by the coding sequence ATGACTGGCCATGGAACGTGGGAGGCGGCAGTGGAGTCGGTAGCCGACTcgaagaagaaggggggCGGCTTTCAAAGCTTTAACCTGGAAAAACCGCTCCTCGATGCTATTCTGAAGCAGGGGTTTTCCGTCCCCACCCCGATCCAGCGCAAGGCGATTCCGCCGATGCTGCAGGGGAACGATGTCGTCGCCATGGCCCGCACCGGATCAGGTAAGACAGCGGCGTTCCTCATCCCAATGCTGAACACTCTCAAGGCACACTCAAAGATCGTCGGTATTCGCGGGCTAGTGCTCTCCCCGACACGGGAGCTGAGCCTACAGATCTTACGCAACGGTTTCGCGCTTAACAAGTTTCTTGATTTACGCTTTGCTGCGTTGGTGGGTGGCGACTCGATGGACCAGCAGTTCGAGCTTCTGGCGTCGAACCCTGATATCGTGGTCGCCACGCCcggccgcctgctgcacatCATGGAGGAGGCTTCATTGCACCTCACTAGCGTGCGCTGCCTGGTTCTGGATGAGGCGGACCGCCTCTTTGAGTTGGGTCTGCAGCCGCAGATCGGTGCCATCATGCAGAAGTTACCCGAGTCCTGCCAGCGTGCCCTCTTCTCCGCGACAATGCCTACCGTATTGGCGGAGTTCACGAGCGCCGGGCTGCACAACCCGGTGGTCATACGCCTGGACTCGGAGATGAAGCTGAGTGACCAACTGAAGCAGAGCGCTTTCCTCGTGCGCAACGACGAGAAGGTTGCCGCGTTGATCGTGCTGCTCAAGCGCGTGCTGCACGttggcgaggcggcggcgaataacgcgcaggcgctcatCTTTGTGGAATCAAAGTTTCATGTGGAGTTTCTGCAGATGATTCTGACCGCGTACAGCATCTCAACGAGCGCGGTGCATGGACAGATGGACCAGGAGGCTCGCCGCCTCGCGGTGCGTAGCTTTGCGAAGCGTGAAACAAGCGTGATGGTGGTCACGGACGTGGCGGCGCGAGGTTTGGacttgccgctgctcgacAACGTCGTCAacttctccttccccttcAACCCCAAGCTGTTTGTGCACCGCGTCGGTCGTGTCGCGCGCGCCGGTCGTTCTGGTACGGCCTACTCCATCATGACCTTCGAGGACTTCCCGTACTACGTGGATCTCATGCAGTTCATAGGCCGGCCGCTGCAGTCTGCCCCGGTACCCGGCGACCTCCTCTTCACCGCAGATGACGGCTGCTACGGGCGCTTGCCCGAAGAGGATATCCAGCTGGAGCTGGACTTCCTCAAACGTCTGCACGAAAACGACGTGGAGGTGCGCAACATGGCGCGAGTGGTGCAAAACGCGCATAAGAAGTTCAACCGTACCAAGAAGAAGCCGAGCCACGAGGCGATTCAGGAGGCTCGAAAGCCACAGTATGCCTTTGACCGCACCCCGCTTCATCCAATGCTGCTCGAACGCCTCGGCAGCAcccgtgtgcgcgctgacGAGGTGCGCTTCGACCTGAAGCGATTCAAGCCGAAGGAGCTGTTCCTGGAAATAGGCTCCAAGGAGAAGCTGTTCGAGATTCGCCCGCCGGAGACGGCGCAGTCCTTGGCACGGTCTGCCAACGCCGAAGGCGGGGTGAAGAAAGGCGGGGCCGCCTCCGTGGCGCCACCAGCGAAGCCGCTCTCCTTCGCCGAACGGAtgctgcagcgtgcgcaggAACGCAGAAAGCGCGAGCGCGAAGTTGGCAGCAGCACTTCTGTTAATAGCGACGATGCGGTGATGAACCTGGTGACGCACCCTCGTCAGGCCGCACTGGGGCAGGAGGAGAGCATGGAGAGCGGCGCGTACCGTGACGAGAACTTCTTCATGGACCTTGAGCGGCGAGACACGCTGAACAATGCGCACTACTCCGTCAAGGATGCGACGATGGACATGACCGCCGAGacggctgaggaggctgcgcagcagcggcaggtgtTTGCGTGGAGCAAGAAGAAGAATCGTTACGTCCAGATGCACGTCAATGACGCCAAGGCGCTCCTGAGAGGCGTGAAAAACGAATCGGGCAAAGCGATCAACTACAAGAGCAAGCTTCAGGCCTACTCAAAGTggacgaagaagagcaacATGCGCATTCAAGATGTcggtgaagaggaggacCTCGTGCCGCTGAAGCGCGCCAAGGCAGCGGCGTTGTCGTCCCAGCCGGAAGACGGCAATGACGGCAatggcgacgacgacttTGTGGACATTAGCGACCCGAACCAGGGTAAGAAGCTCCGTATCGGCCGCAAGCAGAAGCGGCTGCCCAAGGACGGTCATGTACGTTCGTTCGAGGAGATGGCGGCAATGCGgcgcaaggcggagaaggagaagagccGCCTTTTGCGCAAGAAGCAGCGCAGTGGCGCTggcaagaaaaagaagagtaagtaa